The Staphylococcus sp. 17KM0847 DNA segment CCGATACCTTTAACCGCATCTACTACTGAATTTAAGCGATTTGTTTTATCTTGAATATCTTCAGTTAAACGATTAGCTTTGTGTAATAAATCCGTGGACTCACGTGTAATACCTTGAATCTGCCCTTCAACACCATCAAGTGTTTTAGCAACATGATCCAAATTCTTTTTAACAGATACTAAAACTGCAACAATTCCGATAGCTAAAATTAAAAATGCGATAGCAGCAATAATCCCTGCGATTGGTAAAATCCATTCCATTCGTAAACGCCTCCTAATGACATTTAATTATGTTATTTATTTTATATAATTACCCAACCTTGTCAAGGTCAAACATTAAAACTTAGGGTCCACCCCTATATGTTTCATATATGCTTTTAATACCTTTTGAATATCTCCTGCCCCCATAAACAATAATACCGAATTATGGTGCTGTGCAAGCTGAGAAACATCAGATTCCGAGATAAGCTTTCCTTGATTTACTAAATTTAATAAATCTTGAATACTTAACTCGCCTTGATCTTCTCTAATAGATCCAAAGATGTCACATAAATATGTGTGATCTGCAAGGTTAAGCACTTCCGCAAACTCTTGTAAAAATGCTTTTGTTCTTGAGAATGTGTGCGGTTGGAATATCGCAATCACTTCTTTATTTGGATATTTTTTTCGTGCTGTTTCAATTGTAGCACTAATTTCCCTCGGATGGTGTGCATAATCATCAACTAATACTTGATTATGTACAAAAGTTTCATTGAATCTTCTTTTAACGCCACCAAATGTCACAAGTGCTTCTTTAATATTTTCTACATTTAACTGTTCTAAGTATGCAATGGTTAAGACAGCTAAAGCATTTAAAATCGTGTGATCACCATATTGTGGTGATACAAAATGATCATAAAACTCACCTTTAACATAAACATCAAAAGCTGTACCATGATCTGTGATTTTAATGTTTTGAGCATAAACATCCATGGAATCATCAAAACCATAGTAATAGACTGGCACGTCAACTTGAATCGATTTAACGTGCGGATCATCACCCCATGCAATCAATGCTTTTTTTACATTGCTTGCCATACCTTGAAAGGCATCAATAACATCATTGACATCTTTAAAGTAGTCCGGATGATCAAAATCAATGTTGGTAATAATAGCATAATCTGGTGAATAGCTTAAAAAATGACGGCGATACTCACACGCTTCAAATGCAAAATATTCACTTTGAGGTAATCCAAGCCCTGTCCCATCACCTATTAAAAATGATGTTTTCTTATCTCCATTCATCACATGCGAGAGTAAACCAGTTGTTGATGTTTTTCCGTGGGCTCCCGTAACAGCTACCGATGTATATTGGTTTGCTACCTCACTTAAGAAATCGTGATAACGTATAACTTTTAAACCCAACTCATGTGCACGAGCGATTTCTTCATGTGTGTCATCAAAGGCGTTACCCTGTATCACAGTTAAACCCTCTTTAATATTGTTAGCATCAAAGGGTAAAATCGTAATCCCTTTATTTTTCAATGCGATTTCCGTAAATACATATTGATCGATATCTGATCCTTGCACATCATAGCCTAAATCATAAATAATTTGAGCCAATGAACTCATACCAGAGCCTTTGATACCGACAAAATGGTATTTCGTCATGACAGACCGCTCCTTTCTCTTTTTATAGTTCACTTAACTCTGCTTCTGTAAGATAAACATCTCTCGGTTTTGAACCATTTGCACCTGAAATATAGCCAAGCTGTTCGAGTTGATCAATGATTCTTGCAGCTCGATTATATCCAATTTGAAAATGGCGTTGAATCAATGATGTCGAAATACTTTGTTCCCGAATCATAAAATGACATACTTCATAAAAAAGTTCATCTTTTGCAGGTGTTTCTGTTTTCTTTAATAATTCTTGCTCTTTAAATAAATATTCTGGTTCACGTTGTGCTTTGATAAAATCAACAACGTGATCAATTTCATCATCTGATACAAACGTACCTTGAACACGAATAGGTTTATTCATACCACCACCAAGATATAGCATATCACCATAACCAAGCAAGCGTTCTGCACCACCACTATCTAATATCGTACGTGAATCTACACTTGATGATACCATAAACGCAATTCGTGTAGGAATATTCGCCTTGATTAAACCTGTGATGACATTAACAGATGGTCGTTGCGTTGCTACTAGCATATGAATACCACAAGCACGTGCCTTTTGTGCAAGACGTGCAATCGATTGTTCAACATCTTGCGGTGCCATCATCATTAAATCTGCTAGCTCATCAATAACAATTACAATTTTAGGAATACGTTGTTCATAACTCACTTTTTTATTGAATGCTGTAATATTTCTCACATGAGTTTGCGCAAAAAGTTTATAGCGTCGCTCCATCTCATCAACAGCCCATTTCAAACTTTGCGTCGCTGCTTTTACATCTGTAATGACTGGTGCAACTAAATGTGGTAAATCATTGTACGGCGCCAACTCTACCATCTTAGGATCGATTAACAATAACTTTAGTTCTTCCGGATGATTACGATAAAGCAATGAGATTAAAATACTATTAATGGATACTGATTTACCCGAACCTGTTGCACCCGCTATTAAAGCATGTGGTGTTTTCGCAATATCCATCAATAACGGTTCATTGTTAATACGATTTCCCATTGCAACAGTTAGCTTAGACGATGCATTTTTAAAAGCAGGCGTGTCTATAATAGAGCGTAAATTTACTTTTGTCGGCTGTTGATTAGGCACTTCAATACCTACCAAACTTGTCCCCGGAATAGGAGCTTCAATACGAATATCTTTTGCTGCTAATGCCATTTTAATATCGTCTTGTAACGCGGTGATACGTGAAACTTTCACACCTTTTTCAACAGACAACTCAAATCTGGTCACACTTGGACCTTCGATAACATTAACAACTTCAGCTGGTACATTAAAATAATAAAACGCATCATTTAATTCTTGTTTTTTTTCTTCGATCCATGCGTCATCTCTCTTATGTACTTCTGGCTCATCTAATAAATCAACACTTGGCAAGTGTAGGCTCGGTCCACGTCTAATCCCTTTTTCTGTGATAGAGGCTTCTGTTTGCTGCTGTGTCTGCTCTTCTGTTGCTACTAGTTCTGGGCTTGTCACAATTTCAGATCCTCGTGCCTGCGTTTGTGCTTCTACATTTGAGGGCTGATACTGTGCTTCCTGTATATCCCTTTGATTATTTGCACGCCGCTGTTGACGTTCAAGATGACGTTTCTTATCTGATGGTGTCATTACAACATTAAAAGGTCTAGTACCTAATCGAGAGGCTTTCAATGCTGATGATGGTGTATGTTTATCTTTGGAAACTGTATCTATAGGTTCATTGACATTCTGAGCTGATTGTAACGCTTGTTGATCCGAGTTCGTTGACTCTGTTTGCTGTTCATCTGAGATATTCGTGTCATTTAACATCATTTCTTTTGTATGATTTGATGTTACAGTCGGCTTTAGTACTGGGCGCTCGACAACTGTACCTTTCTCATGTTGATCTGTCTCTTGTAAACCTTCTACATTAGAACGATTAGAGTTATCGCTATTTTCTTCGGCATCTAATGGCACTTGTTCACTATAATCACTAGTTTGTACTGCTAATTGCTCATCAGATGATGTTTTAGATGTTATTTCCCCGATATCACTCTTGTGTAGTTCATCTTCGGTAGAACGATATGTGGCTTCCTCAGTATCATTTGCATCATTCGTATATTGAGCTAAGTCGACTTCTTCATACTGATAATCATCAGTCACAGCTTCTTGTAATTGTTCATTCGAAGGAGATGTATCTTGTTCTGAATAAGATGATTCAACTTGCTGTTCTTCATGATATGTATCTCCTAACAACTGTTTAGCTTGTTCAGCATACATCTTATCTATTGCTTGTTGAATTGTATTGTTCCCTTCTGTACGTGCCGTATCACGCTTTTGTTGCAAAGCCGCTTTAAAACGTTTTTTTTGTAAAACTTTCTTCTCCCGCTCTCTGCGTATTTCTTCAACAATTTGAGATGCATAAATGTTTTCGATGTTAATTGTATTATCTTTTTTTGAGTAATTAGGTGTCTCTTGACGTTTCTGCTTCGATTGTTGTAAAGGTGTTTCAGCTGATGATATCTCATGTTTGTCACGCTTTGATGTGAACGCTTGTGAACGTGTAGGACTATTCAATCCACTATTTGGTATTTCACGACGCGCTTTCGTACCAAATATAGCTGAAGGTACTTCTGATGCTTTAAAGTCTGCTTTATGATATGTAGGTTTCACATCATCAAAAGTTGGACGGGACTGTTCTCGTTCACCTGTCGCACGATAAATCGGTGTTTGGTAACGATGATATGACTGAGAAGACAGCTGCCTATCACGCTTTTCATATGCAGATGATGTTTCATTATTTTTTTCTTTAACATGTACATTGTTTCGATGTCGTCTTTGACTTCGATTTAATGTATATGATGGACGTACTTCTTTATAATCATTTTTACTATCCGTGTCAGTTGTTACAACGCCCTGCTTACCATGTACATCTACTTTGTCACTTTCATCATGCATATCGATAGGAAAACGAAACTTCCCTCGCGGCCGTTGATAAACATCATGTGACTGCGGTATTAAGCTGTTTGCCGGTTTAATATCTGATTGATGATGTGAACGCTTGTGTGATAAACGGCGTGTCGATTTATCATTGTCATCTTCGCCAAATAATTTATCAAACCAGTTCATTGACCTACATCCTTCCTTTATGCTTCAAAAAATGGTTGACCTACTTCATAAGTTTCCTCTAATACCATAATTCCTTTTTCTTGTGGGGCATTAGGCAAATCAAGCTCTTTCATTGAACATACCATACCACTTGATGGTACACCACGTAACTCAGCATCTTTGATCATCATTCCACTTGGCATAACTGCACCTACTTTAGCAACTACTACCTTTTGTCCTTGCTCAATATTAGGTGCACCACATACAATCTGTAATACTTCTTTTCCAACATCAATTTGACAAATACTTAATTTATCAGCATTTGGATGCTTTTCTTTTTGTTGTACGTAACCTACGACAAACTTAGGAGATAAATCAACATCGATTGTATATGTCATTCCCACTTCATGGATCATGTTTTGAATAGCTGTTACATCATTATCCGTTACTTTAATATGTCCATTCCCTTGAATTTCAAAATGCTTAGATACGTTAAATAAGTTAAAACCGACGACTTTATCCTCTTTTTTTATCGCAACAACATCATCCGCTCTTTCATATTCAAACGGCCCCTCGACCATTTCTAATTGTACAAAAGCAACATCTCCAACACCAATCGGATTGTAAAATAAATTCATGATTCTTTTTACTCCTTATCTTTTTTTATTTGATCATGCATCGTACTTAAATGTTGTACGACATTAGGTTCTTGCTTTGATTTTTGTTTATTATTCTTCCCTAAAATAAAAATAGGCTCAAAATGCCCTTCTTTGTAACTGAATGATAATGATGTAATAGGTACAAGACCATTTGTAAAAAAAGACATCGTCATATGTGCCATCACATCATAACCTGTTTGATTGCGTATATCTGCAATAACTAAGACATCTTGATGTGGCACAGCAACAAGCATTTCTCCTTGACAACGTGTTTCAAAGTCTTTTAACAACTGAGTATTTAAGATTCGACTCGCATCATAGCCATCATTCGAATTAATAAAATAAAATAAATTGCCCTTGACTTCATCTGTTTTATAAGACACATCTAACTTACGCACATTAAACAGTGCCATTTCTTTAATTTGTTGATGTGTCAACTTTAATTTTTGCATAAGTTGTTCATCAATTAAGCGATAAGATTTCCCTAAGTCTAATGCATAGTAAATACGCGTTTCAGCTGTGTGATCATCCATTACAAATTGATGTCCTTCTGAAGTTTGTTTATGAAAACTCGTCGCACGAATAACTGGCAAAATACGCACATCATTCAATGATTTCATAGACTCATCTTGCATCTGAGCAATTGTTTCTTCTACATAATACATAATCTCATCAACAATTTGCTGCTGTCCTTTATTATATTTTGCAACTATTGGAGATAGTTTAACAGTTAGCCCTTTTTGATTATCTGTTCTATAAATTCTTAATGATTCTTCATCACGGTTAAATTGAAAACTAACATCTAAATCTTTTAAACGTGACTTTAATAAATCTCTCATTTTAAAGACATTCATTTTTTCACTCCTAATTTCATGCCTTATATTAGTTTACAATAAATATCCCTTTAGGACTAGGAAAAATGCACGTCCTAAAGGGTAAAATATTAAGGATAGGGCAGCCAACCTTAATCTCTCATAAAGGCTTTGCCTGTTCATCCTATATACTTATATTAAGAGTATAGCTATCTCTCATACTAGACTCATCATTTTTAAAATTGGCTTAAAAATGTATCAATTTGTTCAATAGTTTTACGTTCTTTACCAATATATTCGCCTACTTGTTGACCGTTTTTAAAAACTAAAAAACTTGGAATCCCCATAATATTATGTGCAATAGCAAGATCAATGAATTCATCTCTATCTATTGTAACAAAGTTAAACGTGTCATATTTCTTTTCAAGACTAGGCAAACCCGGTTCAATCACACGACAATCAGGACACCAGTTTGCTGTAAATAAAAAAATCGTTTGTTCTTGTGTTAATGTATGAAATTGTTTCTCACTTTCAAGTTGTATCATTATTAAATGACTTCCTTTCTTAATGCTTTTATGATTATATTTCGTATTGCAATTTTGAGATTGTCTGTTCATCCAGTGCTAGAATCGATTGTTCCAGCCAAGTCCTTGCAGCGTAATAATCACGTATATCAAATACAGCATCACTACTATGAATATAACGTGCACATACACCAATAACTGCTGTTGGCACACCAATGCCTGATTGATGAATCACACCACCATCTGTGCCACCTGGTGAAATATAGTGTTGATACATGATATTATGCTGTTCTGCAATATCAATTAAAAACTTTTTAAAAGAAGGTTTTAATAGCATAGTTCCATCTTTGATACGCAACAACGCACCTTCCCCTAGTACACCCGACAAGCCTTGACGTCCTTTCATATCATTAGCAGGTGAACAATCGACAACTAATGCGACATCCGGTTCAATCAACTGTGCAGCTGCTCTTGCACCACGTAATCCCACTTCTTCTTGAACATTTGCACCAATATAAAGATCAAAATCCAATTCAACATCTTTTAATTGTTCAAGCAGTTCAATCCCTATCACACAACCATACCTATTATCCCATGCTTTAGTCGCAAAACGATATTCAGAAAGTTGTATGAGTTCTGTGCCTGGAACAATCGGATCCCCAATATTTACACCACGTGCTATCACTTCTTCACGACAGCATGCACCGATATCCAATAATAAATCTTCAATCTTCGGTGTGCCTTCCTGACCCGTTCTGAAATGCTTAGGGATATTCGCAACAACACCCATCAATTCTTCATCATCTTGTGTTAAAATTTTAAGACGTTGTCCTTGCCAGATATCATTGGCGACACCACCCAAAGCTGTAAATTTAATAAAACCTTGTTCTGTTACTTCAGTAATCATAAAACCAATTTCATCCATATGTGCAGCTACCATAACACGTCTTGCATTAGGGTTCTTGCTCTTTTTCACACCATAAAAGCCACCCATTCGATCATCTACAAATCCATCAACATAAGGTGTCATTGCCCGTTTCATATAATCACGAATACGATGTTCAAAGTTAGGCGCTCCATGCATTTCAGTTAGGTGTTTGATTAAATCTATTGTCTTGTTTGTCATATTTTCACACTCCTCTAATTGTCATTATGTTCTCACTTTAGTATATTATGATAGCTATGGTAAACTAAACTTATGTTTTGATGGGGGCGATATCATTGAAAAATATAAATAAAAATTGGCCATTAGTTATCCCTATTGCGATTGGTGTCGCAATGACTGGAAGTTACTTTTATATGCTAAACAAAAACAAGCAAAACTATTATCCTGCCGATAAAGTCATTGATTCAGTAAAAGCATACTTCAAAAATGTAACGGGTTCTTACATTGTTTATGAGCCAACAACTTATCGAAAGTTCGGTATTGAATATGAAGTTTATAAAGGAGGCATCACCGCGATACGCAATAATGAAGTTTATCATTACACTTTTATAGCGGATGCCTATGATGGTCAAGTGATCGATATTATAGAAATTTAGTAACAGAATAACGTATCCTAAGGAGCTAAAATCAAACAGATCTTTTGCTGTTGATGATTAGCTCCCTTTACTTTATCTATCTTAATAAATTGGACGTTTTATTGCCTCTGCTATTGTTTTTTCATCATCCTTAAACTTCACAGCTAAATAATGAACGTCATGATAAAATAGAAACCAATAGTTTTGAGCAATATAGTAACGTGTGAGACGTTCTTTGGCACGAATAGACTGCATCGGATAATCATCATACGCGCTTACCCATAGAGGATTGACATGTGCAGCAGTCGATAATATATCTGCCATATGAACTGCTTTTTCTCCTTCGCTTTCAACTTCAATAATGACATGTCCAAAACTATGACCACCCGTATGGCGCATCGTGATACCCGGATAAGGTGTGATATGATCTTCAAAAAAAATCGTACGTCTTTCGTAATCCCCTCTATTTTGTGGCCAATATGTTGCCTTACTTCTTATATTAGGGCTTATGAATTCATGCCATTCATCTTGTTGGATATAGTGTTGTGCGTTAGGGTAAACGTCGCTACCATCAGCATCTTTCAAGCCCGTCGCATGATCAAAATGCATATGTGTCATCAATACTAGATCAATATCTTCTGGTGTTAAATTAAACTGTGCTAAACTTTCAACAATTGTCGCCTCTTGTCCTACACCATAATTACGTTTTTGCTTTTCCGTCAAATGTCCTGTACCAATACCTGCATCAATTACAATATTACAATCACCCGTACGAATTAAAATAGGGTGTGTCGTTAACGGAACTTGATTTTTCTCATTCGACGGATATTTCTTTGACCATAATGGTTTGGGTACTACTCCAAATATTGCACCACCATCCATTTGTACATTACCACCATTAAGCGTATCAATTTGGAATTTACCAAGTTGCATCCCATTTTCCCCCTTTATCCTATTCATAAATGATCTTAGCTTTCTATATTGTCATATACTTTCATGTACAGTTCAAACAAAAAGAATGGCGTTTTTTATATCTTGTTATCACATTAAAATTACCTCACACAAATAAAAGGCTAAGACAACGATATGCCTTAACCCTAACTCTTTTTAGTATTTGTATGAAATTTTGCTTCCATCCGATAAATACGTGATCCTTTTTCAGCGAATTTATGTTCATATTCAGTTGGTATATTATCACCTTCATCTTCTTCATGTAGGTTCAAATTAATTTTTGTGAAATACATACCATACTGAGACATACTTTCTAAACTATATGCAAAAAGACCTCGATTATCTGTCTTAAAATGTATATCTCCATCAGTTGCTAAAATGTACTCGTAAATATTTAAAAACGTATGATAAGTTAAACGCCTTTTAGTATGCCGTGTTTTAGGCCAAGGGTCAGAGAAGTTCAAATAGATACGTGCAACTTCATGTGGTAAAAAATAATCCGTTAATACGACTGCATCATTGCATAATAATTTTATATTGGATAACTGTTGCGCTCTCACTTTATCTAACACACGAACCATTACATTTTTATCACGCTCAATCGCAATATAATTAATATGTGGATGACGTGCTGCCAATGTCGTAATAAATTGTCCCATACCTGACCCTACTTCAATATGAATCGGATGGTCGTTATCGAACCATTGAGAGACCGATTGTGCATGTTGACAATCGATATCGACAATATCTGGATACTCTCGTAAATAATCTTCCGCCCATGGCTTATGCCGCATTCTCATCGCTCATAACTCCTTATATAAATAAATTACTGTTCATCACATCATTTAAAAATGCCAACCATGTATTCATGTCTTTAAAGCGTTTATGCTCTTCGCTCCATTGAATCATACCGATTGCTTGGATAACTGTATACCATTTCATACGTTTCTTTAGATCTAATGTTTCTTTCACACCATATGTTTCAAACCATGATGTCCACTGATGTTCAGGAACATAGTTGTAAAGCAGCATACCGATATCAATTGCCAAATCAGCAATCATCGCACCTTCCCAGTCCACAAGAAAAAGTTCATCTGTATCAGATAGTAACCAGTTGTTATGATTCACATCTCCGTGTACAACAGTATAAAAACGTGGATCTAATTCCGGTAGATGATCCTCTAAATACATTAATGCTTTTCTTACAACATGATGTGTCAATACTTCTCGAGACAGTGAGGCATTAATTTTGTTCAACATGATATCAGGCGTAATAGGTGTCATTTCCATACGCTTTAACATTGTCAGTAGTGGCTTGGAGTGATGGATTTTTTTTAATAGGTGAGCAACGCGATCTTGCGCCATCTCATATGCTGATAACTCTCGTCCATTTTTCCAATGTTGTGCAGTGACCACTTCACCTGTTTCAATTCGTTTCGTCCATACCAGCTTCGGTACAATACCTTCAGCCGACAATGCAGCAATAAATGGATTAGAATTACGTTTTAAAAATAGTTTTTGTCCATCTTGCTCTGCCATATATGCTTCACCAGAGGCACCGCCTGCTGAATCTAATGTCCATCCCAACTGATAAAACTGCTCCACAATATGTTCACCTCACTTTCGTAATGAGAAAAGGGAGTGGAGCCGACACCTCCCAAATAATGAGGGAATCATTGTCGCTCCACCCCGGCTAATAGTGATATTGAATAAGTATTAAGCGTACACTTTTCAATAAAAAAACCATTGCCAATAGCCTATTTAAGGCTGAGATATTTCTATGATGTCTCAGCCTCTTATTCTCGTTGCTATGTCGATTCTTAATTTTCACGTTCTGTTTTAACACTCATTAATTAGTTTATAGTCATTAGCAACTTTTTTCAACCAAAAATGAAACACAAAATGTGACTTTTTACTTACACATTTATAAGAATACATAACAAAGTAAATTTATCTATTTATTCTGTCGATTCAATCTAAAAAACCGAAGTAAACTTTGACAAAATTGTCTTTTTACCTCGGTTTTTATGATTAAGATAAATCATATAATAGAACAGAATTGGATCTAGTTGTCCACCTTTAACAACGCATACAATTCACTTCATATCACTTCAAGTTCTAATCAAATTTATTCGTGTGAGTGAGATTCAATATAACGATCAAAACCTTTTTGTAACTTTCTTGTAACTGGTCCAACTTGACCATCTTTAACAACTTGACCATCGATTTTCACAACAGGCATCACTTCTGCAGATGTACTCGAGATAATGACTTCATCTGCATTTTTTAAAAATTCAACACTGAAAGGTTCTTCGTGGAAAGTAATACCTTCATCATCACAAATCCATTGAATCACACGTCTTGTAATGCCATTCAAAATTAAATGATTTGCAGGATGTGTATGTACAATACCATCTTTAATCGCATAAACATTACTTGAGGCGCCTTCTGTTACTATACCATTACGATGTTGAATTGCTTCTTCAGCATTATATTTTGTCGCATACTCTTTGGCTAGAACATTGCCAAGTAAATTTAAACTTTTAATATCGCAGCGCAACCAACGAATGTCTTCTGTCGTCATAACTGTTACACCGTCTTCTAATGCTTTATATGGACGGTCATATGCTTTAACAAATGCTGTCAAAACAGGTTCAACAGACGGTGTCGGGAACGCATGATCTCTAGGTGCTACACCTCTTGTCACTTGCATATAGACCCCACCGTCTGTTACACCATTTGCCTCAGCTAAGAGACGAACACTTTTGGTTAAAGATTCGACAGTGTAGTCAACGTCTAGTCCAATCTCTCCTGCACTTCTTAGCAAACGTTCAAAATGCTCTTGTGCTGTAAAAAGTTTATTATCATACAAGCGAACATATTCATAAATACCATCACCAAAATTATACCCTCTATCATTGAATGCGACTTTAGCCTCTTTTTCATCCACCAACACATCATTGATTAAAACTTTTGTCATCCTCATCCCTCCACACAAATTGAATAAATTGCTTCTAAATAAATACTTGTTGCATTAAATAATTG contains these protein-coding regions:
- the dat gene encoding D-amino-acid transaminase, with protein sequence MTKVLINDVLVDEKEAKVAFNDRGYNFGDGIYEYVRLYDNKLFTAQEHFERLLRSAGEIGLDVDYTVESLTKSVRLLAEANGVTDGGVYMQVTRGVAPRDHAFPTPSVEPVLTAFVKAYDRPYKALEDGVTVMTTEDIRWLRCDIKSLNLLGNVLAKEYATKYNAEEAIQHRNGIVTEGASSNVYAIKDGIVHTHPANHLILNGITRRVIQWICDDEGITFHEEPFSVEFLKNADEVIISSTSAEVMPVVKIDGQVVKDGQVGPVTRKLQKGFDRYIESHSHE
- a CDS encoding phosphotransferase family protein; translation: MEQFYQLGWTLDSAGGASGEAYMAEQDGQKLFLKRNSNPFIAALSAEGIVPKLVWTKRIETGEVVTAQHWKNGRELSAYEMAQDRVAHLLKKIHHSKPLLTMLKRMEMTPITPDIMLNKINASLSREVLTHHVVRKALMYLEDHLPELDPRFYTVVHGDVNHNNWLLSDTDELFLVDWEGAMIADLAIDIGMLLYNYVPEHQWTSWFETYGVKETLDLKKRMKWYTVIQAIGMIQWSEEHKRFKDMNTWLAFLNDVMNSNLFI